In Heteronotia binoei isolate CCM8104 ecotype False Entrance Well chromosome 4, APGP_CSIRO_Hbin_v1, whole genome shotgun sequence, a genomic segment contains:
- the LOC132570117 gene encoding uncharacterized protein K02A2.6-like, with translation QAFLGLLNFYHAFIPHKAAVAEPLHRLLDKNGPWAWGRQHAKAFQDINGLLMSNSILAHFDETLPLVLACDASPYGVGAVLGHQLPDGTEVPIAYYSRTLSSAERNYAQINKEGLAVVAGVKKFHDYIYGRPFTLYTDHKPLLGELSTHKGCLLWGNRVVIPKPLQDQVLRALHEAHPGIVRMKALARSYVWWPGLDAEIEAWVKRCPTCQVSRPDPPRGPVQSWESTKTPWSRLHMDFAGPFHGRTLLILVDSYSKWLEVVQVPSPSSQATITALRTIFATHGLPETIVTDNGTAFTSAVFQDFLARNLIRHIRSAPFHPATNGQAERMVRTAKEALNRLGPSDWPKDMACFLMAYRTTPTTSTGRSPAELLM, from the exons caggccttcctcggcctcctaaacttttatcatgcttttatcccccacaaggcagcggtggccgaacccctgcaccggcttctagacaagaacggaccctgggcgtggggccgccagcacgctaaagccttccaggatatcaacgGCCTTCTGATGTCCAACTccatccttgcccatttcgacgagaccctgcccttggtccttgcatgcgatgcatccccttatggcgtgggggcagttctgggccaccaactccctgatgggaccgaagtccctatcgcgtactactcgcggaccctctcgtcggcggagcggaactacgcccaaatcaacaaagaagggttggcagtcgtggccggcgtcaaaaaatttcatgattacatctacggccggccctttaccctctatacggaccacaaacccctcttgggc gaactatccacccacaaaggctgcctactatggggcaacagagtcgtcatccccaaacccttgcaagaccaagtgctgagagccctgcacgaggcacacccgggcatagtccgcatgaaggctctcgcacggagctatgtctggtggcccggcctcgatgcagaaattgaggcttgggttaaaaggtgccctacatgccaggtgtcaaggcctgaccccccacgtggcccagtgcaatcatgggaatccaccaaaaccccctggtcaagactgcatatggactttgctggccctttccatgggcggactctactcatactagtggattcatactccaagtggttggaggtggtccaggtgccctcgccatcgtcgcaggcaaccatcacagctctgaggaccatctttgcaacccacgggttgccggagaccatcgtcaccgacaacggcacagcattcacgtccgcagtgttccaggacttcttggccaggaacctcatcaggcacattcgctctgccccgtttcatccagccaccaacggccaggcagagcggatggtgcgcacggcaaaggaggccttgaaccgtctgggcccctcagactggccaaaagacatggcgtgtttcctaatggcctaccggaccacacccaccacctccacaggtcgcagtccagccgaactcctcatg